A stretch of DNA from Vibrio gallaecicus:
CTGATGTATATATCGACCCTTATACTCATATTCAAATGATCACCGCATCTATGCCTTACTACCTTGAAGGGGAGTTTTCGGGTGTGGCAACCGTTGATTTATCATTAGATGAACTGCTTATCTTTATTAAAAATCACGCTGAAGAATATGAATTAGGTATTACTTTAAAAGATCAACATGACCAGGTACTTGTCACGCATAATTTTAATCTCGTAGAAGGGATATATATAAGTCAGCACCAGTTTGGTCAGTTTGAATGGACAGTCGATGTTGTGAACTCTAAGCGACTAGTGGCTGATGAAGTTTTCCACCAAGTTATGAGTGTTGAAAGCGGTATTGTTCCATTTCTATTGCTTTGTGTAATGGCGGGTTATTACTTGCTGAACCGTTACCTGATAAGCCCGATTACCAAGATTGCAAAGAAACTGGATGATTCCAAAACAGGAGGCATCATTGATCTGACCTACACAAGTCAGGATGAAATTGCTCACCTTATCAATACATTTAATGAAAAGACCATCTATTTAGAGGCTGAAAAGGTCAAAGCCCAGGCTTCAACTAATGCCAAAACAGCCTTTCTTGCTACTCTCTCGCATGAAATACGCACGCCTATGAATGGGGTTTTAGGTACTGCGCAGATCTTACTGAAAACAGATTTGAATGAAGATCAGAAAAAACACCTTAAAAGTTTATATGATTCCGGCGATCATATGATGACTTTATTGAATGAGATTCTAGACTTTTCAAAGATAGAGCAGGGTCACTTAGATTTAGATAAAACCAGCTTCCCACTAGATTCCATTATCGGCAGTATCAATAGTGTTTATCACACATTATCGACAGAGAAAGGCTTGCAGTTCAAAGTTTATTCGGAAGTACCAGTTGAGCGGTGGTATTACTCTGATAAAGCGCGATTAAGGCAAATATTGTTTAACCTATTGAATAATGCCGTGAAGTTTACTTCACGTGGTTTTGTTGAAGTGTATTTAAAAGAAGTGCATGAAAGGAATGATACTTATTTATCAATTAATGTCCGAGATACTGGCATTGGTATAGCAAAAGATGCTCAAGACAAAATATTTAAACCATTTGAGCAAGCGGAATCTTCGACTACCCGTCGTTATGGCGGTACAGGTCTCGGTTTGGCTATTGTTAAAAAAATCACGCAGCTAATGGAAGGTGATATCACTGTCACTAGTGAGCAGGGTATTGGAACAAGTTTTGATGTTCGATTAAAAATCCAACCTTGTAAACCAGGGTCCGTTGAAAATCTGATTCATAGAAATCTCAACTTCTCTGGAATGAAAGTCCTCATCGTTGAAGATAACCGAACCAACACCATTATCATTGAAACTTTTATGAAAAATAAAGGGTTTGAGTGTAAGAGCGTTGAAAATGGAGAGCAAGCGATACAGGCAGTTGTTGCAGAGTCTTTTGATTTAATTTTAATGGATAACCACATGCCCGTTATGGATGGCGTAGAAGCAACTCTCGCCATTAGGGCTTTAGCGGGCGATGCTCGTTCAGTACTTATTTTTGGTTGTACAGCCGATGTATTTAAAGAAACCAGAGAAAGGATGTTAGGAGCGGGGGTGGACTATATTATCGCTAAACCAATTGACGAGCGTGAATTGGATGATGCACTTTATCGCCATTCAAAAAAATTGTATCAATATAGCCCAGAAAAACAGCCATCAGAACAGGTTGATGAAAGCTTGGAGGACCTTCTTGTGGCACTTTATGTAGCACTTGAAGATAGAAATAATCAAGATGCACATATTGTTCTGGAGAAACTACAAATCCTAGCTCAGCCTAAAAATGATGATTTATTAATTAGTACTATTAATGAGTCAATTCAAGCACTAACAAATTCAACATTCCCTAGTAAAGACAAAATAGACCTAATTACAGTAAAGCTCTCGGATGTATAATTTGTATTAAACTTTCAGTAATTAATTTTCAAAATCAACAAAAACCAGACTGGTGTCACTTTTTTGGTGATTCCATCTAGTTCTATACGCTTTTTTGGTTGTTAATTTACCTCTTGGTTTCATATTTGGAATGTAACACTGCAAATGTTGTGATTTAATAGCGATATTCTCTGGGTTGCTTGCTGATAGCCTTTTTATATGTTACTAAATTGCCTCTTTGGTAGTTGTATGTTTTGGTGGTAGTGCAATGAAATCTCGTGGTCCATTTTGTCTTCGCAATGCAGCAGCGGATACATTTGCTATGGTTGTTTTCTGTTTTATTTCAGGAATGATTGTTGAGATCTTCATATCAGGCATGTCATTTGAGCAATCACTAGCTTCTAGAATGCTATCAATACCTGTGAATATTGCTATTGCGTGGCCTTACGGTGTGTTCCGTGATTGGTTTTTACGTAATGGAGCGAAACTGTCAGGAACTTCGTTGATGAAGAATATTTCTGACTTGGTGGCTTATGTGCTTTTCCAGTCTCCCGTGTATGCAGGAATCTTGTTTGCTGTTGGAGCGTCTACGGATCAAATCATTACTGCTGTAACCAGTAATGCAGTGATTTCATGTGGTATGGGAGTGCTTTATGGTTACTTTCTGGATATGTGTCGTAAGTGGTTTAAAGTGCCAGGTTATTACCAACAAGCTTAAGCTTTAGTGCTCTATATCTATCTGAATTGGTTTGTTTTTGATCTAATGAGTTGTTTTGTAATCAAACAAACACAATTAAGTGACTTTTTTAGTGAAGTCGCTTGACCGCAAGACCGATAGACATTAAATTAGCACCCCGTTGAGCAGCAAGCTTAACAAACAATATGGTGAGGTGTCCGAGTGGCTGAAGGAGCACGCCTGGAAAGCGTGTATACGGCAACGTATCGAGGGTTCGAATCCCTCCCTCACCGCCATATTTAGAAAAAGACGTCTTAGGGCGTCTTTTTTCGTATCTGAAGCGATAACATTTTACATTAGATACAGAGCGATTTTCTCTCCTGTTCGATACACTTATCGCGCTTCTCACCTTTATGCATGAGCGTTAGCCTAGTCACCTCAAATTTAGTCTACTAGAAGCTTGTTGTATTCATTAAGAAGTATCATATTGCTTGTAATGAGAACGTCACTCTTCGCTTTTTAGATTACGAACCCAATGAAAATACTGCTGATTTTTGCTTGCCTGATTCTCCCAATTGCTTTCGTGATTGGTATGCACAACTTAATTGCCCACTTTATGATTCCAAGAGTCATGCAATCTCAAGCGAGTCGATCACTTTACTTTATTTCTGCTTTTATTGGCGTCCCTATTCATGAGTTGTCACATGCTTTCTTTGCTGTTTTGTTCAGGCATAAAATTGACAAAATGTGTTTATTTCAGCGAGAAAGCAGCGGGCGGCTAGGCTA
This window harbors:
- a CDS encoding ATP-binding protein — its product is MYIRSSLKKKSMIALGLYLAFFIAIIGSVTYFVVESPVRAKLQQNLDLRTELLSSFISEPLNSSQGFLNSIVGLAQTKQATPDLALLFASFLSTSDDIIVSAGIWPEPYALSPNKVLDSQFFNKASGGQVDQILSYNNPQALPYHQEGWYTSVVNQAPEFVSWSDVYIDPYTHIQMITASMPYYLEGEFSGVATVDLSLDELLIFIKNHAEEYELGITLKDQHDQVLVTHNFNLVEGIYISQHQFGQFEWTVDVVNSKRLVADEVFHQVMSVESGIVPFLLLCVMAGYYLLNRYLISPITKIAKKLDDSKTGGIIDLTYTSQDEIAHLINTFNEKTIYLEAEKVKAQASTNAKTAFLATLSHEIRTPMNGVLGTAQILLKTDLNEDQKKHLKSLYDSGDHMMTLLNEILDFSKIEQGHLDLDKTSFPLDSIIGSINSVYHTLSTEKGLQFKVYSEVPVERWYYSDKARLRQILFNLLNNAVKFTSRGFVEVYLKEVHERNDTYLSINVRDTGIGIAKDAQDKIFKPFEQAESSTTRRYGGTGLGLAIVKKITQLMEGDITVTSEQGIGTSFDVRLKIQPCKPGSVENLIHRNLNFSGMKVLIVEDNRTNTIIIETFMKNKGFECKSVENGEQAIQAVVAESFDLILMDNHMPVMDGVEATLAIRALAGDARSVLIFGCTADVFKETRERMLGAGVDYIIAKPIDERELDDALYRHSKKLYQYSPEKQPSEQVDESLEDLLVALYVALEDRNNQDAHIVLEKLQILAQPKNDDLLISTINESIQALTNSTFPSKDKIDLITVKLSDV
- a CDS encoding L-alanine exporter AlaE; the protein is MKSRGPFCLRNAAADTFAMVVFCFISGMIVEIFISGMSFEQSLASRMLSIPVNIAIAWPYGVFRDWFLRNGAKLSGTSLMKNISDLVAYVLFQSPVYAGILFAVGASTDQIITAVTSNAVISCGMGVLYGYFLDMCRKWFKVPGYYQQA